The Sesamum indicum cultivar Zhongzhi No. 13 linkage group LG6, S_indicum_v1.0, whole genome shotgun sequence genomic interval TCCATCTCTAAAATCTGCActtatatgattgattattattcaataaaagatgtatttttttttatttctttcagtaagttgataaaaaataaataaaccacatttgattatttggccaaaaattcaaattgccTTTTGGGAACAATAGCTATACAGTCAGACTATGATGTATGGACACGAACTCGAATACAATATGAATGTAATGatacaaaaaagttgaaaattacaaTACGACAAGATACTAAcacaattatatgtaatatatgttttattatatattctcactttctcataaaatttaaatattaagataaaacataaaataagcatgttttatatttacattcttAATCAAATGAacttaaaacatatatataatcagtttattttaaaaaacgtacgtaatgaaaataaaattaaccttcaaatttatcaaatcatCATGGCCATCTCTCAaacttatcataatttaatcaaaaaattcttaatctGCAAGgagtgaattaattattttattttttctaagcTCACAactctctcttttatttttaaagacaacctaatttttttgcaattataaagaaaaaaaactcaaaatgtGTCCATCactatgttatttttttctttttccttttatattgtTTGATACGTGAATGTTATGTCCCACACGTTCAATATTTGTCAAGGTATATTTATGTCCGATACaacaccaaatatttttttaaagcgTCCGTACATTATAACTATAATGGCTCTTCAATAACATCAAGTTTGAATCATTCAAAGTAAATTTGGGACTAGCCTAAATTACTAGTCCCGACCAAATTGATCAAACCAAGCAACACATGCTCTTATGAGTAATTGATTAGGTTTGAAATGAACTTTATTGGATATGGAGCTCaccatatttaaatttagttaaatttgagATTCATAGTATATTCTTTCATTTCATCTTTAGTTTGATCagagattaaatttaaattcaggTCAAAATATAACTTTACAATCGATATATTTAAaccataaaatttgattatttttaagatatgATTGTTTTAcaatgtattaaataaatattaatatattaaaaataaattaaacgtgttatatctattttgttttaacataaatgaataatcaactgaaaaacaaaccaattgatttcagtttttaatttaatgagtatgaataaattaaaaaataggggataataaagataatttgaaaattccaCCTAAAATAATAGGCCGATTCATATATCTATTTCGGGGACATTaaaggaaattaaaatttaagtctAGGTTTTTATCAATCTCTTTGTTCTCACACTCACTCTCTCTCATCGTCACATTTCTGTGGAGGGGAAAGGAGCTGTCGTTTCTCAGGTGCGCAAAACCCTACCCCTGACCACATACATACGTACACACACTCAGTTCTCTGTTTATAATCCTTGCTAGATTGTTGACACTGGATTCATATTGGTGTTTGATTTTATGGATTGGCCTCTCCTTTTCAGTTTGTTCTTTTGCGGGTTTTCAGGTGTAATTgaagttttaattttgcctTGTAGTTCTAGTAAATCCAGATTATTGATGTATTAGATTTCCGTAAACCCGTTTTCGGTGATTTTGGTGGGTTGCGGATATGTTTCTGAATTCAGTTGTTCGGTGTAATTGTGTGTATTTGTGCGTGTCCGCCTAGATTTAGTTGTTGTGTAAGTTCTCTTGACATTGAGGTGGTTTAATGGTGGGTGTCGTTGAGGTGCTCCCCCTTCGGCCATTACCGCCGGGGAGACAATCACCTTTGAGCAATGATTGCATATAGTAGGAAACCAAATTAGCTTGAAAATCTTTAACCCGATTGCATGAACTGTACCTCtttgtgtgtttttcttcttttttttctggtCCACTACTTTTGAAATTGGTATTGGTTGTATGCTTCTGAGTTGGATATTTTGCTTGGTCATTACTTCAGAAGGGTTTGTTTGTAAATATTCTCACATGGTATTTTTTGCTAACTAGATTGGCAGATATTATTGATGTTTGTGTGAATTAGTGAAGTTGGAGCATGGAGAAAACTAAAGGGAAGAAACAGCTAGTGTTTTTGGATGTGTCGATTGATGGAGATCCTGTTGAAAGGATGATTTTTGAGGTATCTTATTATGTTctaacttttatttctttaaattacaactttattaaaaaatttaacttcaTTTTAATCAGTGCACTGCATTCTTCACTAAATTGGATATTCTGGTCCGGTATGCTTTTTTGTTCTCCCTGCAATGCAGCTCTTCACTGATGTTGCTCCCAGGACTGCTGAAAATTTTCGCGCTCTTTGTACAGGTGGCTTTGCCCTTTATCTCTTTGCTACTTTTATTCTCACCCTACGGCTTTGTGGTtgcttcttttcattttattactCCCAGTTTTATGTGGTCTGTCTAGGTTTCTTGAAGCCAGAGTTATATTGAAGTATGTAGTCCATTTTCCTTAAAACCCAGTGTTCAGTGAGCTTGTTGTTGTACAATGCTAATAAGTTTTCTCAAGAGATCTCAACTTGATTATTTGGTCTTGTTAGCTCTTATCCCTATTAGAGGAGGATATATGCCTAATTCCTAATCAGGCTAATCTCATGCATCCCATTCCTCAGGTGAAAAAGGTGTTAGTGCTAAAACTGGGAAGCCACTACACTACAAAGGAACATTTTTTCATCGTATTGAGAAAGGACATTTGGCTCAGGTATGTTGCTCACTTTCTCTTTTGAGTTGAGGAAACGTATGTCTCATACGATCAATTTGCTCAAGCACATGTGTttggttgaaaataaatgataactgGTCTTTATATATTAGTCAGCTATCTCGTTTATCCTGTGACAGGGCAGATGGTCATGACTGCTTTTCTTGTGATATAGTTTTAAGGTTGTTTTTACTAAATTGTTAAGTTCATAAGATTCACTGAAGCTTGCTGTGAAATTTGTTAtgaataagtattatatttctaCTGATTTCTTATTAATGtcatttaactattttgcaggGAGGGGATTTTCTTCGTCAAGATGGTATGTTACGATGTTGCTGGTATTATAATATACTCTTGTTCCGTTTTTCTGCTGTATAACTTGAACTTTATCTCTTACTTCGCAGGCAACTATGGAGAAAGTATATATGATGGGAAGTTTCCAGGTAACAGTCTGCTCTTACTTTGTTTCTCCTTTTAATgtatatctttaaaaaaatgttttcttgtttAGAACTGATAACTACCTATAGAAATCATGTGTGTCTGCAACCTCCAATTTTGAAATGTATATAGtggttaacaaaaaaacttatgAACAAGGTAGACCCATTTatatgtttctttatttttatttctttttgtcttgAGAGCAAGTGGATTTCCTTTTCTATTGCCTGTGAAGGTTGTGGCTGACTTTGATCTTATTCTCGCTGCGTTGGAGCTTCAATCCAAATGATATTGGAACAATTGTTTTCTCTCACAATGGTAGGAAATCTAAATGTTTTGTCTGCCTTGTACATCCTtggttttgcattttgttcAACACTTTATGTTGCTTCATCCTTATATCATTCCTGGTGTTTTAATGTGTGATTGACAAAAGTTGCTAAACTACTTGAGAGTTGAGACCTAAAGAAATTTCCGTCAGTAGTTCAGCTGCTGTTTTTAGgattttcttcttgaaagatctgttttttcttgttaGTTGCACAGGAGGCTGTGTTTACACTGTGGTATGCTACTGTTTTAAGAAATGTAAGACCAAATCATCACTGATGCACTGCGCTCTGCTACTGTTTATTAGTGGCAACAGGAGCTATGGAGATATTTTGCTTATTCTCTTTGATGCAGCAGAGTATAGGCATATTTCTttgtgtttcttctttttggagtTGATGGACTGTTTGGCATATGTGTCGTATGAATCGCTTCATGTGCTGGTATTGTCGAGGATTATTTATACCCTTTTCCAGTTTTCATAAAGAAATAGCTActtaaaactattaatatcTTTCAGATGAATCTCCAAAACTGAAACATGATGGCCCTGGTTTATTATCTATGGCAATTGCTGACAGAGACGAGCGGGGCTCGCTGTTCAGCGTCACCTTTAAGGCTGATCGTCGTCTTGATAGGTTTCCTCTTCTGTTCTTTCTGCAAATTCAATTAACTTTTCGTGCTTGTCAGAGCATTAGTATTGAAATATCATGTATTTCTCCTATAACGCCTTTGATGCTAGTTGCTCAATTATCATTAACAACTGTCCACTTATCTAGATGATCCTGTCAAAAGTCCTTTTTCCTTGTTACTGTactttataaaagatataagaTTCTGTGGATCTTCCTGTTTAGTTACATGTTCTAAGCTTGAAAATTACTGGATTTGTATTTCGCTGAGAACCTTGGCCTTTTAATGTCCAAATGAAGGCAGATGTTTCCGAATACCTTCTTGATGTTGCATATAGGATGAATTCAACCTCTTTGCGTTACTCATTTGACATGTATATCTGCTGGGTATAACCGAACTTGTTTTTCAGCCAGCTACTTAAGGAGacattttttctgtttttattcTAGTTTGTTTGACATGTATATCTTTGCTCTTTGTGTTTCCCTTGATTGATTGTTGTTATCTGATCTACAGGAAATGTGTTGTCTTTGGTGAACTTGTCGATGGGCATGAAGTGTTGAAGAAGATTGAAAATGCTGGGGATGAAGAGGGGAAACCTTCTGTGActgtgaaaataataaattctggACAATTACATGATGGTAAGAAACAGTGCTGCTTCAAATTTATACACTTACATCAGATGAAAAATCTTTTCCTTTTGGGGAGTTATGGCAGTGGTGCTATATCAGGCTCTTGTattgttttatgttcatttctttaattcacttttccttttttagaATTGGTGAATAATGGAGTTTGTTTTTGTAAGGGCCTTGCCATATTATTAATTGggtttttatatgttttgtgTATTTCTTAGCCATTGATTCCTTTGTCTGTGCAGATAGAAAGAAGGTGAATAAGTTGAAAACGGGGGATTTCAGTgaagaaaataacaatgaaGCAAAACGAAAGGGAAAGCACAAGAAATCTTCaaagaagaggaggaaaagaagaagatatcacACATCTGAATCGGATAGTTCATCGGGTGCTGATATGGAGTCTTCTGAATCTGATAGTGGTTCTGATTCATATGCTACCTCTTTAAGTGACACTAGCGCATCAAGTGTTGATAGACGCAAGAAAAGGAAGAGAGCTAAGAGGGATAGGCATGGGCATAGGAGAAGGAAGGATAGGCGACATGAAAGACGTCGTAGAAGGCGTGATAAAAAGATCAGACGTAAATTGAAAAGGTAGTAGCAGCGTCATTGTTCAGACCTACTTATTATTCTAGTTGATATTCTAGATGTTCTATTATGCCCCTtcagatattgatatttatgtttccaaataaatatattatttgatttgtatgAGTTTCATAAAATGGTGTTCGCTAGAATTCTCTGATCATTTGAGTCCAAAACAATCATTAGTTTGCTCTTGATTGATGATATGTGGATGAATATTGATTTGAATCTGTATCTGTACTTTATTTGCTGCAATGACCTGCTGATATGCATATTGAAACAAGGCCATTTCAGATTGCTGGTTGCAACCTTTTAACTGTATGCCTGTCGCATTGTTTATGATGAcgattttatatgatttttaactttGATCGTGTGGAAAACATTGTAGGGATAGTGCCTCAGATAGTGAGAGTGCTAGCAAAAGTGGAAGTAGTTCTGAGGAGAATGCTGCATTGGATGGGAAGCGCAAAGGCTCTGGCAAGATAGCTGTTATCCTTTGTTAGATCTTTTTCATTTGAGTAAATTGTCATTCTTATCATTATGCAATATCCCTGTAGGAGAGGCAGTTGACGTGTCTGAAAGGGAAGAGGGTGAGTTCCCGGCAGAAAATGGGGATCATCAAAGTAATGGTGTTGGACTAGAAATAGGATCTGATCAAAGAGCTGATAGACAACCTGATCTAGTAGAGGATCGTCGGAGCAAATCTAGGTTTGTTTCCTTTAAACTTCATCTTGCTTATGCTTATTCTCCACGATCTGGTCATTTATCTAAAGTCTAATGTTAGGAGTCAAAGCTTAAGTCCTAGAAGAGCCATGAGTAAGAGTACGAGCACTAGTCCTAGGAGGAGCACTCATAGAACTCCAGGAGTTGGTTCAAAACATAGCAGGAGCCGAAGTCCCAGTGTTAGCAGGAGGCCCCAGCAGATCTCTGACAGAAGCAGGAGTAACAGTCCTGTTAGAAGTAGAAGCAGGAGTCCAATAGGAAGTCCACCAAGGAGCAAGAAGGGAAGAAGTGGCAGCATGAGCCCCCCAGTAAGCTCTCCTCGACAAAGCCGTAGTAGAAGTGCCACAGTTTCTCCTCCCAGAAGAGTTGCACGGACTCCACCAAGAACCTCATCCAGGAGGTCATCATTGAGGTCGGCTAGTCGGAGTCCCGTGAGATCCTCTCGACGTAGTTTAAGCAGGAGCTCGGGTAAGCCCTCTCCTAGGAGCTTAAGCAGAAGCCCTAGAAGATCGTCACGCAGAAGTATGAGTAGAAGCTCTGGTAGGGCTCCACCTAGGAGAAGCCCTACCCAAAGTCCAGTCAGTCTACTCTGGGAGTCCTGTAAGTGCAGGCCGTAGGGCAAGGTCTCCTGCCACTGATCGTGGTAGAAGCTCATCAAGAAGTCGTTCTGCTGATGGATCGCCCAAACGCATTAGAAGAGGAAGGGGCTTTAGTGACCAGTACTCTTATGTCCGGCGTTACCGGAGTCGCTCTCCTGATCGTTCCCCTATAAGATCATATCATTACGGTGGTAGAAGTGAACGTGACCGGTAAGCATCAGCCATCCCCCTCATTGTCCATTCAAACGCATGTACACCCACAACTGGTGTTTTCTGATTTCCAGGACTTTTGTTCCTTTTGTTATTGTCTCTGCTTTTAACATGTAGATATTCAAGTTACAGAAGGTCTCCTAGGCGTTACAGGAGTCCACCTCGAGGACGAACTCCTCCCAGGTCCGTGATTGTTATGCATTATTAACTTTGCTTCAGTACTCGTGCATCACTTTCTTCTGTTTTTTGGCTTTTGCCACTTTTTGGNNNNNNNNNNAGCTAAAGTTGACGTGAAATTCATTGGGTTGAGTTGGTTGATTTGTCAAAGCATCTTCTGTTTTCTTGTATGCTTTGCATAGTGGGAAATTATAATAGAGCCATCATGTGTGTTCACCTAGGATGAGGTTAATTGGTTCTGCTGGTTGAACCTCTATCACGTGCATGACCCCTAGGCTTCTTCTTAAGTACGTATATTTTGACGTAGGGTGGTCAGTACCACTTTTTTGCATACCTAATGGCATGGTATGTTTTTGTGCTGCCCCCATATTAGTTTCTAAACAAGGCTAATCTGAGCTCTGTTGCTTGAAGTTAATTAGGTAAGTTGGTCTCCAATTCTTCATAAACTAGGAGATCTCAACAATAGGCTGCTTATGCTTGCAATTTGACGTTTACCCTCTTTCAAGTTCCTGGTTAAACTTTTTGCAGATATAGGGGCAGGAGAAGCAGGACTCGTAGTCCTAGTGTGTCTCGCAGTCCAATACGCTATCGCAGCCATCGTTATAGCCGTAGCCGGAGCCCTATTCGTAGTCGATCTTCGGTTGAGAGGTATCGAGGTTCACCACATGGTGAAAGGCGAAAGTCTCCTCCTTCAACGAGCAGAAGCAGATCTAAATCGCGGTCTTCACGGGATTCACAATCCCCAAGGCATTCGGACAAAGGCAACTCAAGGTCATCATCTGGAAGTCCCCCACGGAAGACGGGTCTGGTCTCATATGGAGATGGCTCAGCCGATTCTGGCCGGGATTAATGACATGGCTGTGATGGTTGAGTCCATGGGCTTTGCAAGCTGGCTTAGGCCTTGCTTTCCTAAactctttatattatatttttcgctCTTGTTAGGTTCAACTTTCTTAATGTGTAACAGTGCGTTTGAGGCATTAGTAGTTGTGATTGTTGAGTTTTATTAACCATGATATGTACTTGAATGTATATGTTCGTTAGAATGTTCAAGGCCTTTACATCTTTTCAAGGGTTTTATGCATGCAGATTTtcactgtattttttataaattcctTTTAGCTTCTGAACATCCACTCAACTATCAAGATGTTTTGAACATGAGTCATTTGCTTGCGTTGGACTCATTAGAGTTACTGTTTATGCCAGTCAGCGTTGAGTGATATTTATGTGCAATTGGAGGTGCATGTACTAgataatttgtaatataattctTCGCAGACGGCTGCTAGAGGATGTTTTTAGTTGGATTCAGTCGGTTGAACGGCCTCGGCCAAAACCCATCAGGAATCAACTTTGATTTTgggaaaatttttattccatATCCAGTAAGATGAGTCAATTGATGGATTCGATCCTTCATTGTACATCTTATAAACATTTTTATggtatttaaaatatacataatgttGTGTGTAGTgtttcttaaatattatataaatatattaaatataatagaaaatgcaATGTAGTATAAGGATTTTCTAGTTCTCAAGCCCAAGCGCCCAAGAATTCAAACCATCCAGCTGCTAAGGTTTCCGCTTGAGAAAAGGAAGGGGTCATCTTTTGTGTGATTCTTTTCTCacttttgtattatatatttgtactaCACCAATTAATGATTAcatgtattctttttaaatataattaaatgaaattataatttaaaaatagaattacatttaatacttagggataattatagtCCTCTCCCTTgatgtttgatgtaattacacgtagatttctgtagttttaaaaattacagttaGTATTCCTGATGTTTGtttccatctaataaataagtttctcTGTCAATCAAGattcattgaattttctgatattaacaaaaaaattgaaagaaaattgatatttaccctcgtttaattgattattgacttattacaagtcaaataatttttttctgattaaaCAACcattataacggtgaaaatatatctcctcaGATACATTAAGGCATGAAGgagtatgagggtaatttgatcattaaaagatttattgaacctgcaataagtcaataataagtcaattaagggttaatatatatttttttctttttttttttgttaatagaataaattcggtgaattttgactaacgaatgaacttatttgttagataaaagcaaacttcagatacattagatataatttttcaaataaaaaaaaatttacgtataattatagcaaatttgAAAAGGGAACAGTGGAATTATCCGTAATACTTATGTGTGATAATATGTTTTCCCCAATTTTTGTTGGCGACGCCAGGTTCCTAATTATTGGTCCGCCGGCTGACAATCCAATGAAATATGCCAAAGTTTCCCTTCTTGCAAAACATTGGAGTAATCGAACTGGCCCTCTCTAATCacaataaaaccatgcaactGACGTCTACCGAAACGTCAAGAAACATCCATGAAATCATGGCAAGTCGAGTTCGTGAAACAATCACTGAGTGCATCAAAGAATTAGCTCAGCCCTCAGCTGTCTCCAGTGAACATCAACACCGGGCCCTGGAAACCTTAGTCACCATCACCAAACTCAGCCCGCAAAACCGAAACCTGGTAGCACAAACCGATGCAGCCATTTCTTCACTTGTCGCCCTGTCCAAGACCCCCTCCCCTCCCACTGTCCAGACTCTTGCGCTTTCCGTGCTCTTCAACCTCTCCCTTAATACCAGCTTGAAGCACTCACTCGCTCAAATCGACACCATCCACCACCTCAATACTCTCATTCTCTCCCCAAACTCAACCGAATCCGGCAAACTCGCCGCTTCCTTGCTTTGCAGTTTAGCCATGCTCCACAAGAATAAGGCCAGATTTGGGGTCGCTGGCACTATTCAGGTCGAGATTCTTAGTGAAGATTCTGAGAAAGCCATGTTTGTCatgctcaattttttttaaagccaAACTAATAAAATCCTGCTTACCCACTGATTCAGGTTCTAGTGAAGGCAATTTCGGGTCCCCGAAGTCCCGCCACCCACCACCTTCTCAGCTCTCTGGCGGAGCTAGTGCAATTTCATGGCAACTGCACTGTGGCAGTCCGAGCGGGAGCTGTGCCAATGCTATTGGCGGTGGCCGAGAGTAGCAACGAGGAGGATCTTTCCGGGACTTCGCTGACGATTCTTGGACTTCTTGCCAGGTTTGAAGAAGGGCTGAATGAGCTGAAGAGAACTGATAGGCTGGTAGCCCGAATGGTGGGGATCTTGAAAAAAGGGTGTATGCTGAGTAAGGAAGGGGCGTGCGAGATTCTTCTGAGGTTGTTCGATGAGAGTGAAGGGTGTTTAAGGGATGCTGTGAGACTGCCGGAGTTTTCGTCTGTGCTGGCGGATGTTTCTGTGAGGGGTTCGGGTCGGGCCCGGGAGAAGGCCGGTTTATTAATGAAGAAGATCATGGATGTTAACGTGTATTGAGTTGCATGCATATGGATCACAAAATGAGCCTTGGAAGATTACATGGAACAGTAGAGTGTTGGGAATTGAAATCAGTGTAtttttgcagaaaaatatatttgctatgtttgttttttttttctaattttgttcGAGACAAGTTAAAACATAcccaatatttatcattatttaaaaacaccttatttaggtgtttttaactgttttagcataaatacacatatatacataaatatatataaaaaagatatgatttgacaataaatagtattttttatctcccaaaacacaacattaaacatataatacttattttaaattatctccaaaaacaaatccaaacatacatactatttctaacacacacttatttatttttatttttctctttttatctccacaaaacacaaaaaatactcagaaaatgaatccaaacataataGTTGTTTCTTGATCGTAACTATTTCTCCCTATATTCTATTACTTCTCtaacatgtaaatatatttttgcccTAACAAATGCAAGAATGTGGTTGTCTCGTCACCACTACCTCAATCATCACTCATTTTCCTAGAGACAATATCCTTACATACCACAATTGCTAATGTTTATACAGGACaaaaattcacatatttttacATGAATTGGATTGGTTCCGATTTGACCTACCCGAAACTTCATCC includes:
- the LOC105164841 gene encoding LOW QUALITY PROTEIN: peptidyl-prolyl cis-trans isomerase CYP95-like (The sequence of the model RefSeq protein was modified relative to this genomic sequence to represent the inferred CDS: inserted 2 bases in 1 codon) yields the protein MEKTKGKKQLVFLDVSIDGDPVERMIFELFTDVAPRTAENFRALCTGEKGVSAKTGKPLHYKGTFFHRIEKGHLAQGGDFLRQDGNYGESIYDGKFPDESPKLKHDGPGLLSMAIADRDERGSLFSVTFKADRRLDRKCVVFGELVDGHEVLKKIENAGDEEGKPSVTVKIINSGQLHDDRKKVNKLKTGDFSEENNNEAKRKGKHKKSSKKRRKRRRYHTSESDSSSGADMESSESDSGSDSYATSLSDTSASSVDRRKKRKRAKRDRHGHRRRKDRRHERRRRRRDKKIRRKLKRDSASDSESASKSGSSSEENAALDGKRKGSGEAVDVSEREEGEFPAENGDHQSNGVGLEIGSDQRADRQPDLVEDRRSKSRSQSLSPRRAMSKSTSTSPRRSTHRTPGVGSKHSRSRSPSVSRRPQQISDRSRSNSPVRSRSRSPIGSPPRSKKGRSGSMSPPVSSPRQSRSRSATVSPPRRVARTPPRTSSRRSSLRSASRSPVRSSRRSLSRSSGKPSPRSLSRSPRRSSRRSMSRSSGRAPPRRSPTQSPVSLXSGSPVSAGRRARSPATDRGRSSSRSRSADGSPKRIRRGRGFSDQYSYVRRYRSRSPDRSPIRSYHYGGRSERDRYSSYRRSPRRYRSPPRGRTPPRYRGRRSRTRSPSVSRSPIRYRSHRYSRSRSPIRSRSSVERYRGSPHGERRKSPPSTSRSRSKSRSSRDSQSPRHSDKGNSRSSSGSPPRKTGLVSYGDGSADSGRD
- the LOC105165075 gene encoding uncharacterized protein LOC105165075, producing MQLTSTETSRNIHEIMASRVRETITECIKELAQPSAVSSEHQHRALETLVTITKLSPQNRNLVAQTDAAISSLVALSKTPSPPTVQTLALSVLFNLSLNTSLKHSLAQIDTIHHLNTLILSPNSTESGKLAASLLCSLAMLHKNKARFGVAGTIQVLVKAISGPRSPATHHLLSSLAELVQFHGNCTVAVRAGAVPMLLAVAESSNEEDLSGTSLTILGLLARFEEGLNELKRTDRLVARMVGILKKGCMLSKEGACEILLRLFDESEGCLRDAVRLPEFSSVLADVSVRGSGRAREKAGLLMKKIMDVNVY